Proteins encoded within one genomic window of Oncorhynchus masou masou isolate Uvic2021 chromosome 1, UVic_Omas_1.1, whole genome shotgun sequence:
- the thy1 gene encoding thy-1 membrane glycoprotein, giving the protein DGGLRPCIDYRGLNDITVRNRYPLPLMATAFELLQEAVVFTKLDLRNAYHLVRIRPGDEWKTAFNTPTGHYEYLVMPFGLTNAPAVFQALINDVLRDMLNIFVFVYLDDILIFSSSLQEHTKHVRQVLKRLLDSHLYVKPEKCEFHSSRVQFLGFVVEPGRVQMDPRKVGAVADWPTPKSVKDVQRFLGFTNFYRKFIKNFSLVAAPLSALTKGGNARFLWGREAETAFQGLKQRVLSAPILILPTTDEPFVVEVDASEVGVGAVLSQRGEDKKLHPCAFFSHRLTPTERNYDVGDRELLAVKMALKEWRHWLEGASHPFQVLTDHKNLEYIQQAK; this is encoded by the coding sequence gatggtggattacgtccttgcatcgactaccggggactcaatgacataaccgtccgtaaccgttacccgctaccccttatggccacagccttcgagctgctccaggaagcagttgttttcactaagcttgacctgcggaacgcataccatcttgtgcggatcagacctggtgacgagtggaagaccgctttcaacacgcctactggtcactatgaatacttggtgatgcccttcggcctgaccaacgccccagcggtgttccaagcgctcataaacgatgtgcttagggatatgcttaacatatttgtgttcgtttacttggatgacatcctcatcttttcgagctcccttcaagaacacactaagcatgtcagacaagtactcaaacgcctcctggacagccatctgtacgttaagccagaaaaatgtgaattccattcatcccgagtacaattcctgggatttgtagtggaacccggtcgagttcaaatggaccctaggaaggtaggggcggtagcggattggcccacccccaaatccgttaaggatgttcagcgtttcctgggcttcacaaacttttaccgcaagttcatcaagaacttcagtttggtggcagctcctctctcagctttaaccaaaggtggcaatgcaaggtttttgtggggaagagaagctgagacggccttccaaggactcaagcagcgcgtcctctctgctcccatcctgatactaccgactacggatgaaccatttgtggtggaggtagacgcatcagaggttggtgttggagctgtcctgtctcagaggggtgaagacaagaagcttcatccgtgcgctttcttctcacaccggcttaccccgactgagaggaactacgatgtgggggatcgtgaactcctagcggttaagatggcattgaaggaatggagacactggctcgagggggcttctcacccgtttcaagtgcttacggaccacaaaaatctggagtatatccagcaggcgaagtga